One genomic region from Loxodonta africana isolate mLoxAfr1 chromosome 17, mLoxAfr1.hap2, whole genome shotgun sequence encodes:
- the LOC100667583 gene encoding coiled-coil domain-containing protein 70-like: MDSAMSSQSVESEQIKGRYCAWFLFFFSCTQDINNFKRESHEVERNLQRYNKMSGDENKALRKENKSLWDENKAFLQENKVFRMDNQLIREKNLILRQQNQVLWKCKSVIFKSQKVSGEKSNALNTEEKSYWQQNLTLEAQIKALKKQEKAFQNEAKALQGEIRSLQEEIWALQHQEKALRLEEQALLKEGISLEMEKQALWKEEQALREENKPLREENSALQEEEKSLQEETKVLEYWNKILQEMTANMLAEKMHNNEIEQETYGLKI, encoded by the coding sequence TGAACAAATAAAGGGAAGATATTGtgcttggtttcttttttttttctcttgtacccAAGATATAAATAATTTCAAACGTGAATCTCATGAAGTGGAAAGAAATCTTCAGAGATACAATAAGATGTCTGGAGATGAGAATAAGGCTCttagaaaagaaaacaagtcCCTCTGGGATGAAAACAAAGCTTTTCTACAAGAAAATAAAGTTTTCCGAATGGACAACCAGTTAATCCGGGAAAAGAACCTCATCCTGAGACAGCAAAATCAGGTCCTTTGGAAGTGTAAAAGTGTGATTTTCAAGAGCCAAAAAGTATCTGGGGAAAAAAGCAAtgctttaaacacagaagaaaagtctTATTGGCAACAGAACCTAACCCTGGAGGCCCAGATCAAGGCTCTCAAAAAGCAGGAGAAAGCCTTCCAGAATGAGGCAAAAGCTCTTCAAGGAGAAATCAGGTCTCTTCAGGAGGAAATCTGGGCCTTGCAACATCAGGAGAAAGCACTCAGGTTGGAGGAGCAGGCCCTGTTGAAGGAGGGGATAtcactggagatggaaaaacaggcCCTGTGGAAAGAGGAGCAGGCCCTTCGTGAGGAGAACAAGCCTCTCAGAGAAGAAAACAGTGCTcttcaagaagaagaaaaatcccTTCAGGAGGAAACAAAAGTCCTTGAGTATTGGAATAAAATCCTTCAGGAAATGACAGCAAACATGCTTGCTGAGAAAATGCACAATAATGAAATAGAGCAGGAGACATATGGCTTGAAGATATAA